The following nucleotide sequence is from Aspergillus luchuensis IFO 4308 DNA, chromosome 1, nearly complete sequence.
ATCACATAGAATTTGTTGCTATGCTTGTGAATCGGGTGAGGAGGCTGGATCTGACCGTTCACATGGAAGATCAAGTCGACCCAGGTTCCATTTAGCGTCTTGACCGTGAGATCAGGCTTAGCGGTAGATGGATAAAAGAGCAAAGGCGATGCGGCTTCCAGAGAAAGTGGGAAACTAGAGTTGCCCTCAGTCCACCGGTAGGAAGCATTGTAGTGGCCGATCCTGAGGATATGGGTCGCGGCGACCTCTGAAGATGGTGTCTCTGCAGGGAATGGCATGATCGTAGTCTCGTTCAACAGAGTGTAGTTGGAAGACACAGGCGATCCGTGGATATCGATTGAAGGCACCGAAGAGCCCTTCTGGGACTTGATTGCTGTGTTGTATGTGAGGACTGCAGTCGCGTTGATGACTTGATTGATACCTGAATTCGCCGCGCGAACAGTATAGTTACCGGCAGGCTTGTCCAGTTTGACAAGAACGGAGTAGCGGTTTCCGTTGGCTATAGTAACTGCATCCACCAACGTAGGTTCGATGTACCGTCCGTCAATAGCATAGACGTACATCGGGTGCTCATCAATGGAAAACGTCAGCATCGAGACCCCAGCCGCGCTGATCAAGTCATAACTGGCATATCTGACAGACGGGTCTACCAGAAGACGCTCGGTACCACCATGGCCAGGACGGCAGCCATAAAACATAGAAGGCGGCATCGCGCTGTAGTTGTGAGAATATGTGCCTTGAGCGGACACTAGCGTTGGTGGAAGGCATCTAGATAAACCTATTAGATACCGGTTACACATCAGGTGTGCTACACATACCCCGTGTCAGTTAGGCTTAGGTTACCAATGAGTTGCTTCTGTTCAGCGCTGGCCAGCTCATTGAAAGCTTGCTGACCCGGACAATTGATCGATCCTTTGCCGTTGATAAGGACCGCATTGATACATATGGCGTCTAGTCCCGTCGCTTCCTCCGCACTCCACAGTTCTTCCGAAGTCAAGAATCGCCAGTCGGACAGCATTATAGGTTTAGTCCTCCGCTCAGCTGCTTGCATGGCTTGGAGCTCGCTTGTGTTGTTCGTGATTAGATGAAATGGTTTCTCCACTGATTCATCCGGGAGAATGTAAATCGCGCCATATAGACCGTCGCAAATTTGGCCTCTGGTGTGGGCATGGTAGAAATAACTTCCATAGTTCGTCGCTCGCCATTTATAGAGGAAATTGTCGCCCGGCGCGATAGGTCTTTGCGATAAACCGGGGACGCCATCGGACCAAGGAGTGTCAAGCTGCTCAATACCTTGAAGGGGTCAGTCTCGGTTATTGCCCATAATTAAAGCAAAACCTACCATGAAAGTGCACTGTGGTATTCGTAGGAAGATGATTGGTAACCAGGAActcgacatcatcccctTGCCGCAACTGCAGTGCCGGTCCGGGAAATTGGCCGTTCATGAGGATCATCTTGCGAGGGATGCCTGCCGGCGCCCAGTCCTCCCATGTCAAGGTGACATTGAAGCGCACCGTGTTACCGGTGGCACGCACGTGGAGATTGCTGCCATTGGCCCACGAGAGCAGAGAGAAGACTGATGCCAATAAGGCCAGTCCGAATTTGAAAGAATACATTCCAAGTAATGGAGGCAGTTATAGTGGCAGCCGCAGCCAGACAAGCCAACACCAAAAGGTGAGCCAAGTGGCTTACCCGGCCTTATATGTTCCATTTCATCGAAAGGGGcatggaagaagcaaaatAGTTTGCTGCTTTCGAGGACTAATTGCAATGCCTTGTTTCCCACTTCGTGTTCGTGAATGGGTCCGTGGCTTTTTTATCATATGCTGGCGAAAAGTTCCGACAAATTGGAACGCCTGCAATTGTTGCTTTCATGACTCAGTAAGCTCACATAGCTGGCGGGCTGAAGGAAAACCTTCGATGAAGCTGATCTGGACTACTCCATACAAAGAGGAATGCATCGGTCTCATTGGGCGATCTTATTTCTGTGGGGCTTGGGCGTCGAGTGATTGGCCATCCTGGACCAAAACTGCTGCTCAGACCCACTGAGTTATTGCAATGATCGTCGCCGATGGTGAACTGGCCCCTCGCAGAAGCCGTACTGTGTAGAACTGTGAATAGAACTATCCACGAAGGGGCTGTTCAAGACTGAGCTATCGGGCCGCTATCCGAGTTCCAGAACACGGGATTTAATCGGGCATGTTTATAGTCCATGCGGAAAACTGGAAGGTAGTTGAATTTGCTGTCTTAGCATGACTCGGTCCAAAACCGAGAATTTTCCGGTGTGCTTCTCTTCACATAGCTACCTGCAGAACAGGCCAGCATGGAAACCATCATAAAATCGGCATCGCCGTAGCCAGTCACCTAAGAGCATCTGTCATCTGACAGCTATGAGTTGGCGAGCTGATGAGTGAAAGTGAAAACTCTCATAAATCTCACCCTGACAGGCATTTGCGCCATGATTAGTGAAAGGAAGCAGACGTGGAAAGCAAACATCCCGAAGGGGAAAGCTTTTCGATTTTTCAGGCAACCCGCGGAAGTGTCAGCTGTGCattggcatcatcatcatcaacactaTTGGACATCATGCATGCATTCCCGATAGCCGAGCAGAATGGCAATAAAAGCCGAGGGTCTGAGCCACTGCCAACTCTCCCTCCTAGGCTaaacatacacatacacaacaGCAAACGCCCACAAGCCATCCCCATCTTACTGCGCAATAAATCCCCTATAATCGTCAGTACAAACCCATCCAGCAAAGCGTCCAAGAAAAGAGACGACCtacccatccaccaccaacgcaGACCCATACATATAGCTACTCATCGGCGACAACATGAACGTAATAGTGTCCGCAATTTCCTCTGCATCCGCCAATCTCCCCACAGGGACTCTGGCCACTTCCTTCTGCATCACTTCATCAGGCATCTGATCGATCATCGGTGTCTGAACATAACCAGGACAGATAGCATTGATCCTGACCCCCAGAGGCGCGTAGACAATAGCATCAGCCTTGGTCATCCCAACCACACCATGTTTCGCAGCGGTATAAGAAACAAGGGGTATATTGACGGGCGTCGCAACAAGACCATATGCAGATGCCACATTGACAATGACACCTCGTGATGAACGGGGACTGTAGAGCAAGCAGCACAGACACACATCACGCATTAGCACACcaaaccccatcatcatctttaaAAGAAATTGGAAAACCCTCACCTAtcatccctcttctcctgccCCATCATAACCTTAATCTCCTCCCGACTTGACATCCACACCCCATGCAGATTCACCCCCAACGTCTTCTCCCAATCCTTAATATCATGGTCCCCCGAATACGCCATCGACCCAGCAATCCCAGCACTATTGACCGCATAATCGATCCTCTCGAACTGCTTCACTGTCTCTGACACAGCCTCATGAATAGAGACCGGATCAGTCACGTCAATGCACAGCGGGAGCGCTCTTACTCCACTGAAGCGGGCCTCGATGTCCTGGGCGGTTTCCTGTGTCGCGGTGAAGTTGAGATCAGCGATAGCGAGCTGGCGGACGCCGTGTCGGGCGAGGGCATAGGCGGTGGCTTTTCCGATACCTGTTGTAGAGTCTTAGTCTAATGTGATTTGCTTGAAAAATGCAGTGGGATGAATAGATGATAGTTATAGACCTGATGCGGCACCGGTGATGAATGCGACTCCTTCGAGCATCATTGTTGAGATTGAGACAGTATTTCTGGTTTGAAGTGGGTTGAATGGAAGTATGTTTGAGTGACAAGTTTTGCTCGCTGACCTCTTGAGTTTTTTGGAAAATGAAGT
It contains:
- a CDS encoding uncharacterized protein (CAZy:AA1;~COG:Q;~EggNog:ENOG410PJMK;~InterPro:IPR008972,IPR011707,IPR011706,IPR033138, IPR002355,IPR001117;~PFAM:PF00394,PF07731,PF07732;~SECRETED:SignalP(1-23);~go_function: GO:0005507 - copper ion binding [Evidence IEA];~go_function: GO:0016491 - oxidoreductase activity [Evidence IEA];~go_process: GO:0055114 - oxidation-reduction process [Evidence IEA]), yielding MYSFKFGLALLASVFSLLSWANGSNLHVRATGNTVRFNVTLTWEDWAPAGIPRKMILMNGQFPGPALQLRQGDDVEFLVTNHLPTNTTVHFHGIEQLDTPWSDGVPGLSQRPIAPGDNFLYKWRATNYGSYFYHAHTRGQICDGLYGAIYILPDESVEKPFHLITNNTSELQAMQAAERRTKPIMLSDWRFLTSEELWSAEEATGLDAICINAVLINGKGSINCPGQQAFNELASAEQKQLIGNLSLTDTGCLPPTLVSAQGTYSHNYSAMPPSMFYGCRPGHGGTERLLVDPSVRYASYDLISAAGVSMLTFSIDEHPMYVYAIDGRYIEPTLVDAVTIANGNRYSVLVKLDKPAGNYTVRAANSGINQVINATAVLTYNTAIKSQKGSSVPSIDIHGSPVSSNYTLLNETTIMPFPAETPSSEVAATHILRIGHYNASYRWTEGNSSFPLSLEAASPLLFYPSTAKPDLTVKTLNGTWVDLIFHVNGQIQPPHPIHKHSNKFYVIGQGNGAWNYSSVAEAMQYIPENFNLKTPQIRDTFITPAAATEDTWLAIRYHVVNPGAWLLHCHIQVHLSGGMALALLDGVDEWPVVPKEYQLSDS
- a CDS encoding SDR family NAD(P)-dependent oxidoreductase (COG:Q;~EggNog:ENOG410PNXK;~InterPro:IPR036291,IPR002347;~PFAM:PF00106,PF13561;~go_process: GO:0055114 - oxidation-reduction process [Evidence IEA]) translates to MAYSGDHDIKDWEKTLGVNLHGVWMSSREEIKVMMGQEKRDDSPRSSRGVIVNVASAYGLVATPVNIPLVSYTAAKHGVVGMTKADAIVYAPLGVRINAICPGYVQTPMIDQMPDEVMQKEVARVPVGRLADAEEIADTITFMLSPMSSYMYGSALVVDG